GTTGTCAATCTTGTCAAATCCGTTCCCGGATATTCCGTCTACAGGGTCCACATGAAGGACAACATCCCTCAGGCAGGTACTATGGAGGTCATCGGAAAGTACAGGTATCTCGGAAAGTTCATCGAGGTCCACTGCCAGTACTACATAGAGTACGACCCAGAATCCAAGGACACCAAGGTCCGCGAGGGCGACACCACCGCAACCATCGAGTTCGATAACCTCAACAAGACCAAGTTCGACGAGACCTGGCTGAAAGAATCCGAAGATATGTACTGAGGTGATTCCCGGTGGAACTATCTAACAACCTACTGCTCTACGGACCTCCCGGAACGGGTAAGACCTACAACACGGTCAATTATGCCGTCTCTATCATCGAAAACCGTCCGTTCGAGGAGATAGTCAAGGAGGGTTACGCGCTGGCTCTGGAGAAATACAGCAAGTATACCCTTATGGGCAGGATTGCCTTCATGACGTTCCACCAGTCCCTCAGCTACGATGATTTCATCGAGGGTATCAGGCCCGATATTACCGAGGACGGGTCCCTGGTGTACGTCCCCATGCCCGGAGCCTTCTACAGGTTCTGCAGGGATGCAGACCACCCCCGTCTCATCGACGGTGCGGTGCCCGACATATTCGTCACCGTATCCGACGACAGCCACATCTACACCGTTTCCATCCCGGAAGCCGAGAACCAACAGGACTTCGAGATGTCGGTCATCGACCCACAGCTCCTGCCCGAAGGCACCAGTGCAGGTGATGTGCTCGTATCGATGGTGTCTCCCACGGAATCCGACATGATCGGCGTCGTGATGAGCACCAACCCCGACAGGTGTGTAGTCCGCTGGCACAAGTTCTCTGCTGCGCAGAAAGTCAAAGGTGCTCAGAAGGGACGCGAGATGCCCTACCGCATCTATATGCCCACCAAGAAGTTCGTGTACACTCTGGTGCACGAAGGCGGTTCCGGCGATATGGGTAACTGTGTGTTCATCATCGACGAGATCAACAGGGGTAACATCTCCAGGATTTTCGGAGAATTGATTACCCTGCTGGAATCATCCAGGAGGAAGGGCAATCCCGAGTGTCTCGAGGTATATCTGGCACAGATGAAGACCATGTTCTCGGTACCGGATAACGTGTACGTTCTGGGAACCATGAACACCGCAGACAAGTCGCTTACCGCTCTGGATGCCGCTCTCAGGAGGAGGTTCGAGTTCATCGAGATGATGCCCGATCCAATGGTCCTCAATAACAGAGAGGTATCGGGAGTCAACCTCAGCAAGCTGCTTGCGATTATTAACAACCGTATCGAGATCCTCTACGACAGGGAGCACATGATCGGTCATGCGTACTTCATCAGCGTCAAATCCATCGACGATCTTGCACAGTGTTTCATCAATAAGGTCATCCCCCTGCTCCAGGAGTACTTCTTCGATGATTACGAGAAGATCTGCTGGGTTCTCGGAAGGCATGATGATCCCAGGAAGTGCGACTTCATCGTCATGAGACCCAGGACCAGCTTCCAGATGAAGTTCAACCTCCCCAACATATTCGACATCGTCAAGGATTACCGCGTGTTCCTGAACCCGGAATCCTACATACTCATGTACAAGGGAGAATTGTGATGACACTGATCCAGCTCAAGGAATCTGACCGCCTCTACATGAACGAGGCCTGCGGAAAGGAGTACACCAAGATGGTGGAGCTCTTGGAGGATAAGGATTACCTTGTGTTGGAAAAATCCGCAAGAGGGGTATGCATGCAAGCCAGGGGCTGTGTGGGATTCCTCTCATTCTATGACGGTACCAGGGTCAATCTGCTTCCAAATGTCTCCGAAGTCCGCAGTGACGATGGCAGTGCCAACATGCTGATGGAGATGCTGTATTCCATTTTCGGAATCGGGACCAGGAACGGAATGACCGAGAACCTTTTCGAGTTCTTCATAAAGGTGTTCGCGGACTCCGTTTCCAGGCTCATCAGGTGCGGACTGAGGTCCAAATACCATCTGGTCTCGGGCAACGAGAAGGCATTCAAGGGAAGAATCGTGTTCAACGAGCACATACGTCAGAATTTCATTCACAAGGAGAGGATCTATGTCGAGTACGAGACCTACTCCCAGAACAGGCCTGAGAATAGGCTTATCAAAACCACTTTGGAGACTCTCTCCAGGATATCAACGGACAGCAGCAATCTCAAGAGACTCAAGACACTCGTCATGGAGATGGAGGAGATTCCCATGTCTGTCGATGTGGACAGGGATCTCAGCATGGTGATAGTGGACCGTAACATGGTCGACTACATACCGTCACTCTTCTGGTGCAATCTGTTCCTGAAGGGAATGGGGCTGGCGGGAGCCAGCCGGGACAATCTGAGCTATGCGATGATCATCGATACGCAATCGGTGTACAGCGCATATGTGGCGAAGATGTCCACGAACGAACGCATTGATGGCATGTACCAGGTAAAGTACAATGCCGAGGTGATAAACAAAGGAGATTCGAAGGATACTTCAGTAATATTGGTCGATTTGAGTTGGAACTTCTACGACAGAGAGAAGGACAGGAACATCAATGATGCGGAACTGCTCTATGTGAGCGCACCGGGTTATCGTGCCATTCCTGCAGCGAACAACAACAGACTCAGATCGATGGCTGGAAGCTATCTTTCGGACGTCCTTGCATGAGGGGGTTTATCTGATGAATGGAATCGATAAGAAAATCTTAATCACGGCCGTTATGGCGATCGCCCTGGCAACGGTTCTGGTCTTCGATTATTCAGACGAATCCGCCGCAGATCCGAGCGGAAACATCCTGGATTCGGGCAGCAATGTCATCGGAACCTATACTCTCAACGGTTATACGCTGACCCTTACCGCGACATCCGTGTCTGACGAGACCTCAATCACCCTCAGCGGCATCACCGCCGGCGAGAAGGCCACGGTGCAGAAGCTCGTCATCACCGGTTTCACCAGCGATATAACGCATTCGTTCGATGATTATACAGCAATCAACAGCATCGAATACAGTGGATCGGTCTCTACTGGTGGAAAGTGGACCTTCAACTATCTCGATGGAGAGATTGCACTGGTGCCTTCAGGAGACAACGAAGCGACTGCTATTGAGTTGAACGATTTCAAGATGCAATCCCTTGTCACAAGTGTCCTGATTAGGGGATACTATTACGACCTCTCTGGTTCGTTCAGCACTTATCCCGCATTACAGAATAATATTACTTACAAAGGTTCCTTCACTGGTACATACGGAGGTATCTGGGAATACCAAGTGAAAACCAAGACCTTAATTGTCGACAGGAGTAGTGGTTCTTCTGCGAGCTTCCCGGGTACATACAGTCAGGAGAATGCTCCGTTCTTGGGAATGTTCTTCAAGAATGATGTGCAGAATGTGGAATACAGGACTTTTACGAGTAACAGTCAGAACCTATTCTACGGATTAACTTCGGTAAAGACGTTCCGCGGAACCCACTTCAATGAATCTAACAACTATTCTATTCTGTATGGTATGGAGAACACTCTGGAAGAGTTGAGGTATGATCGTATATCGAGTGTTCAGAGTAATACAATTTCTGTCGTGAAAGCCAATCTCAAGGTATTTATCGCAGATAGTGCCAAGGATGTTTCTGCTAGGACATTCTCCAACGCAACCAAGCTTGCCACAATTAACCTTCCCAGCGCCGAGACTGTTGGCGAATTTGCTTTCACTGGTTGTACTTCGCTGCAGATAATAAATCTTGATTCTGTTTTGTCTCTAGGAAGATATGCATTTAACGGCTGTACCGCACTCAGGGACATTTCTCTGCCCAGTGCCACCTCACTGGGAACCTTTGCATTTACCGGCTGTTCGTCTTTAAGATCGGTGACCCTGTCTTCCGAGGCAGCCATCGGAGACAGCTGTTTCATCAACGCCACCAGCCTGACTACTGTAGTGTTTAACAAGCAGGTGACCCTCGGTGAGGCTGCATTCTCCGGATGCAGCAACCTGGTAAACATCACCAGCAGCAAGATTGCATCCATCGGACTCGATGCCTTCAACGGATGTGCTAAGATGACCGGCGAGGGAGGCGTGTTCGACCTGACCGCCCTCAAGACGATCAACAGCAGTTCTGCCAAATATCCGTTCCGCGGATGTGTCGCCATCACCACCATCATGATGCCCGCTGTAACCACGATGGGCCCTTATGCCTTCAACGGATGTACCAACCTCGCTACGGTCACCATTGGAAACAATCTCGGAGAGATTTCCAATTACGCATTCTATAGCTGTGCCAAGCTCAGCAGTGTGACCATCGGAAACGATCTGGTCATCGTCGGAGACCATGCATTCGACGGATGTTCCGCTCTTGACAGTTTGGAGATACCCGACAGCACCGAGACCATCGGTGATTCGGCATTCGCCAACTCCGGTATCCTGGCATTCGACACGAAGAACGTCCTCA
The sequence above is a segment of the methanogenic archaeon ISO4-H5 genome. Coding sequences within it:
- a CDS encoding McrBC 5-methylcytosine restriction system component — translated: MTLIQLKESDRLYMNEACGKEYTKMVELLEDKDYLVLEKSARGVCMQARGCVGFLSFYDGTRVNLLPNVSEVRSDDGSANMLMEMLYSIFGIGTRNGMTENLFEFFIKVFADSVSRLIRCGLRSKYHLVSGNEKAFKGRIVFNEHIRQNFIHKERIYVEYETYSQNRPENRLIKTTLETLSRISTDSSNLKRLKTLVMEMEEIPMSVDVDRDLSMVIVDRNMVDYIPSLFWCNLFLKGMGLAGASRDNLSYAMIIDTQSVYSAYVAKMSTNERIDGMYQVKYNAEVINKGDSKDTSVILVDLSWNFYDREKDRNINDAELLYVSAPGYRAIPAANNNRLRSMAGSYLSDVLA
- a CDS encoding GTPase subunit of restriction endonuclease — encoded protein: MELSNNLLLYGPPGTGKTYNTVNYAVSIIENRPFEEIVKEGYALALEKYSKYTLMGRIAFMTFHQSLSYDDFIEGIRPDITEDGSLVYVPMPGAFYRFCRDADHPRLIDGAVPDIFVTVSDDSHIYTVSIPEAENQQDFEMSVIDPQLLPEGTSAGDVLVSMVSPTESDMIGVVMSTNPDRCVVRWHKFSAAQKVKGAQKGREMPYRIYMPTKKFVYTLVHEGGSGDMGNCVFIIDEINRGNISRIFGELITLLESSRRKGNPECLEVYLAQMKTMFSVPDNVYVLGTMNTADKSLTALDAALRRRFEFIEMMPDPMVLNNREVSGVNLSKLLAIINNRIEILYDREHMIGHAYFISVKSIDDLAQCFINKVIPLLQEYFFDDYEKICWVLGRHDDPRKCDFIVMRPRTSFQMKFNLPNIFDIVKDYRVFLNPESYILMYKGEL